GACGAGCAGAACGAAGAGACCCTTGCCGAGCTGTTCCTGCCCGAAACGGAGCGCTTCTATCGCCGCAAGGAGATCGATACCCGCAAACTCAACTTCGAATACTACTGGATCGACCTGAAGGCCGCTGCCCAGCGCGAGAACCGTGAGCAGGGTATGCGCGACCGTTCGGTCTTTATCAAGAAGGACGTCATCAACGTGTATCCCGACACCCTTGCCTGGATCCACGATTACGCTTATTCGTACCATGAGCCGCTGACCAAAATGTACTTCTGGCATCCGGCGTACGACGATTATCCTGTGGTCGGCGTCAACTGGAAGCAGGCACGTGCATTTTGCATCTGGCGTACCCAACTGTTGAACTCCTACCTGGCCGACGAAGGCGGAGCTTTCGTGCAGGACTATCGTCTCCCCACCGAATCCGAATGGGAATACGCCGCGCGCGGAGGCCTGGAACTTTCCCCGTACCCCTGGGGCGGTCCGTATATCCGCAACAGCCGCGGCTGTTTCCTGGGTAACTTCAAGCCAATGCGCGGTTCTTATCAGGACGACGGCGGGGTGTACACCGTGAAAGCCACTTCGTACTGGCCGAACGATTACGGCCTGTATTGCATGGCCGGTAACGTGTCCGAGTGGACCAGCAACGCCTACGACGAGTCGGCGTACAGCTTCACCCACGATATCAGTACCGATTACGAATACGACGCGAAAGATTCCGATCCGCCAGCGCTCAAGCGCAAAGTCATCCGTGGCGGCTCCTGGAAGGATGTCATGTACTTCCTCCAGACCGGAACGCGCTCCTACGAATACCAGGATACCTCCAAGTGCTACGTCGGCTTCCGCTGCGTGATGAGCTTCCTGGGTCGTGATAAGTCGGATTATTGATCCGGCTTATCGCCTTTCCTGAACCCGGTCAAGACTGCGTCAGCCATCGGGTTCCCCTCCTTACTACGAATTACACCACCATTGTCTAACCAAAACAAACCAAACCGTACAACATGGGACTTGCCGAATTAACTCAAGGTAAGAAGTTCAAAAACTTCATGGCCAAACTCTATGGATGGGGCGCATCCATCGTTATCGTGGGCGCGCTGTTCAAGATCCAGCACTGGCCGTTCTCCGGATTTTTCCTCGTATTAGGTCTCGGCACAGAAGCCGTGATCTTCTTCTTCTCCGCCTTCGAACCTCCCCACGAAGACGTGGATTGGTCGCTGGTATATCCTGAACTCGCCGGTATGGGCGATGATGACCATGGCAAGCGGGAGAAGCGCAAGAAGGCGGATCCGGTCGCACAGAAACTCGATGCCCTGATGGCCGACGCCAAGATCGGTCCGGAACTGATCGAAAGCCTGGGTACCGGCCTGAAGTCGCTGGGCGACAACGCCGGCAAACTGGCCGACCTCAGCGACGCTTCCGTCGCTACCAACGACTATGTGAAGAACGTTGCCAAGGCTGCTACCGAAGTCGGCAATATGTCGAATTCGTACACCAAAGCCGCTGCCGCGATCGACGGCCTTTCCTCTTCTACGGAAGAAGTGAAAGTGTACAAGGATCAGGTGGTCACCGCCGGTAAGAACCTGGCCGCGCTCAACGCCGTGTACGAACTGCAACTGCAGGACAGCAACGAACACCTCAAGCAGACCAGCCGCTTCTACGAAGGCATCAACGAGCTCATGGGCAACCTCAACGCCTCGCTCGACGATACCCGCAAATACCGCGACGAAGTGGCGCACCTTGCCCAGAACCTGTCCAAACTCAACACGGTTTACGGCAACATGCTTTCCGCAATGACCATCAAGAGCTGATTGTGTTATTCAACGTCTAACCAACATAAACACATTCAGCTGAGATGGCAGGTGGAAAACTAACCCCGAGGCAAAAGATGATCAACATGATGTATCTCGTGTTGACCGCCCTTCTTGCCCTGAACGTGACGAAAGAGGTCATCAACGCCTTCGTCACGATCAATGAAAGCGTGCAATTGTCGAAAGACAATCTTGATAAAAAGAACCAGAACACCTACGCGGCTTTCGCGCAGGCCATGTCGGTTGACGCCAACAAGTACAAGGACGTCAACGACCGGGCCAATGCGGTCAAGAAGTCGGCCGGCGATCTGGTGAAGTTTATTGAAGAACTGAAGACTCAATTAGTCACCACGACCGATCATATCGACGCGGGTCAGCCCGTTCCGGAACTTCGCATGATGGAGCGGAAGGACGACTATGACGTTCCGACCAACCTCATGTGCGGCGACGACCAGAATGGCAAAGGCAAGGCGGCGACCGAGCTGAAGAATAAGCTCGAAGCCTTCAAGAAAGTCATTCTTGCCAATGCCCCCAAAGGCAGCGGCGTGGCCGATCCCAAGCAATTGGACAAACTGCTCAACACGGCTGATCCGGAGAAACCCGAGGAAGGCAAGCGCACCTGGGAAATGGTGAACTTCTATCACAACCCGGTCGTAGCGACGGTCGCCCTGCTCACGAAACTGCAGAGTGACGTCCGCAACGCGGAATCGCAGGTGATCGATGAACTGTTGACCTCCGTCGACAAGAACATCGTGAAACTGGATAAGCTCAACGCCAAGGTGATCGCCAACAGTACGGTGGTGACCATCGGCTCGGAGTTCCAGGCGGATGTGTTCCTGTCGGCTACTTCGTCAACGATGGCGCCCGAAGTCTTCATCGGCGCTACCTATGACTCGACCAGCAAGGCCTGCAAAGGCTGCGACGGTAACGCGCTGCCGGTAGAAGGCGGCTATGCCAAATATTCCGATCGTCCGGGTTCCGAAGGCGAGAAGAAGTGGAGCGGTGTGATCCGTGTCAAGAAGCCCGACGGCTCCTACGACCACTATCCGTTCAGCTCTTCCTACGTAGCGCAGAAACCGAACTCGGTTGTGTCCGCCGACAACATGAACGTGCTTTATATCGGCGTTGAAAACCCGATGTCGATCTCGGTTCCCGGCGTTACGCACGATAAAGTGAAAGTGACCATCGAAGGTGCCGGTGGCGCGCTGCGTCCGAATCCTTCCGCCGGTGCGGGTCGTTATACCGCTACGGTCGGATCGGTCGGCAAGGCTACCATCCGCGTTTCCGCCGAGATCGGCGGGAAGGTCATGCCGATGGGCGCGTTCGAGTACCGCGTGAAGCGTGTACCGGATCCGGTCGCTACGATCTCGAACAGCAAGGGCGGCAACATCGGCAAGAACCTGCTCATGGCAGGTACGCTGATTCCGATCCTGGAAAACTTCGACTTCAAATTGTTCTTTAAGATCACGGGCTTCAAGATGACCATCACCGGTAAGGGCAAGGACCTCGTCGAATACGAGACGCAGGGTAACCAGCTCAGCCAGCCGATGCGCGACGCGCTTTCCAAGACGCGCGCGGGCGATAAGGTCTTCTTCGAATACATCAAGGCGCGCATGGACGGCGGTAACGACCCGTCTCCGCGTAACTTGTCCCCGATGGCCTTCACCATCCAGTAAAAGCAGTACCTAAAATAATTCGTCATGAAATTCCGCATCCTGTTGGTTCTCCTGCTCGTCGCACTGGCCGGCAACGTTTCCGCCCAAACCGGCGGCCCGAACGTGCTCGACGGCGTCTACGTGAAGGAGCATACCATCGAACGCACTCCGCTGCCTTACGCTTACCTGCGCGAGGCGGACGTAATGTGGAGCAAACGGATCTGGCGCATCATCGATCTCAACGAGAAGATGAACCTGCCGCTCAAATACCCGCTGAGCAAGCAGACCCAGGACCGCAAATCGCTGATCGACCTGGTGATGGACGCCGTTCAGGAGGGTTCGCTCACCGCGTACACCTTCGCCGACGACGAATTCACGGCACCGGTCACGATGAAGGAAGTGGAGTCACGCGGCGGCGCACGGACCGATACGGTCAAGATGCAGCGTCCGGAACCTCCCTATGACGAATACGATACGATCATCGCGCGGGAATTCTCCCGTGACAAGGTGATCGGGTTCCGTATGAAGGAAGACTGGTTCTTCGACAAGCAGCGTTCGGTCATGGAAGTCCGCATCATCGGCATCGCGCCGCTGATCTACGCGGTCGACCAGGACGGAAACGTGCGCGAAGGCAACATCAAGATCCCGCTGTTCTGGATCTACTATCCGGAAGCGCGCAAGCTGTTCGCCAACGCCGAAGTCTTCAACCGTTCCAACGACGCCGAGCGACGCTCGTTCGACGACATCTTCCAAAAGCGACTCTTTGCTTCGTACATCTACAAGGAGTCCAACGTGTACGACCGTCGTATCGACGACTACAAACAGGGCATGAACGCCTTGCTGGAGTCGGAGCGGATCAAGACGGAGATCACGAATATGGAACACGATATGTGGGAATTCTAACACCGGAAAGTCCGGTTGACAATGGTAGACACCGGTCGCAGTTGCGGCCGGTGTTTTTTTATTCCCGAAAATCAAAAGGAGTGCAAACGGTCGCGAACGGCTTCCATCAGCCACATCGGCGTGGAGGTAGCGCCACAGATGCCGACCCGGTCGTTCGGCGAAAACCACCCTGCCTGCACTTCGTCCGGTCGGCTGACGAAGAAAGTACCATTGTTTACCGCCTTGCAGACGTCGTACAAGACCTTCCCGTTGGAGGATTTTATACCGGATACGAAAACGATCTTGTCGAATGCGGCGGCGAATTGCCGCAACTGCTGATCGCGGTTGGAGACCTGCCGGCAGGTGGTGTCGTTCAGCTCCACTTCGATGCCGCGCGCGGTGAGCGCTTCGTAAATGCGATAGAATTTCTCGGTGCTCTTCGTCGTCTGGCTGTAAAGCGATACGCTGCGGGGCAGGGTGTCGAAGTCGAGCTCCTCGAGCGACTGGAACACGATGACGTTCTTCGCCTTCACCTGGCCGATCAGGCCTTCCACTTCGGCGTGACCGCGCTTGCCGTAGATCAGGATGTCGCGTTCCTCATCCGCTGATTGACGTACCCGGTTTTGGAGTTTCAGGACGACCGGGCAGGAGGCGTCGATCAGGGTCAGGTTGTTTTCGATCGCGATCTGGTAGGTGGAAGGCGGTTCTCCGTGCGCCCGGATCAGGACATGCACATCGCGTAATGCGCGAAGCTCGTCATGGGTGATTGTCCGCAGTCCCTTTTGACGCAGGCGTTCGATCTCCGCGTCATTGTGAACGATGTCGCCCAGACAGAACAGCCGACCTTCCGCAGCGAGGATCTCCTCGGCCAGTTGGATGGCATAAACGACACCGAAGCAAAAGCCGGAACCGGGATCAATGGTGACCGTTAGGCGAAGGCGCGGAAGCGTCTGGATCAAGGCGGAGGCGGCGTTTGAAGTTCTCGAACAGGATCACGTTCATCAACAGCAGCAGCAGGGTGTACTGCGTGTCTTCCACCGGAATGGTTAACAACCGGATGCCCAGGTTCTCGGTGTCGTCGTACGTGACTACCGGCAGGGCAGTCAGTAATCCGTTCACCAGCAGGAACGGGATCAGACTGACGAGGTAGCAGCGGATGAATTTCCCCATCCAGGCATAATCGCGGTACCAGGCATACGCCAGCAGGACCGCGGTCAGCGTCAGTTTGATCCCGGTATACAACCGGTCGTAGCCAAGGGCGGCAACGAACAGGAGGATAACAACCCATGCGCCGGTAATGTTTCGGGCGTGCCGGCTAAAGGGTTCCCTCGGCAGGAGGTAGTTGAGCGAAGCGTAAATGA
This genomic stretch from Bacteroidota bacterium harbors:
- a CDS encoding SUMF1/EgtB/PvdO family nonheme iron enzyme; its protein translation is MRSGIKKFGFLYSIALLALAGCGSGNKGELTGVLHREKWYQADPYGMVYIPAGSYNMGPSDQDVNYSLTAQSKTVTIPAFYMDHTEITNNEYRQFVYWVRDSLAHRLIGGEHLIEEGEYGERINWKAKIKWDDEQNEETLAELFLPETERFYRRKEIDTRKLNFEYYWIDLKAAAQRENREQGMRDRSVFIKKDVINVYPDTLAWIHDYAYSYHEPLTKMYFWHPAYDDYPVVGVNWKQARAFCIWRTQLLNSYLADEGGAFVQDYRLPTESEWEYAARGGLELSPYPWGGPYIRNSRGCFLGNFKPMRGSYQDDGGVYTVKATSYWPNDYGLYCMAGNVSEWTSNAYDESAYSFTHDISTDYEYDAKDSDPPALKRKVIRGGSWKDVMYFLQTGTRSYEYQDTSKCYVGFRCVMSFLGRDKSDY
- a CDS encoding 4-hydroxy-3-methylbut-2-enyl diphosphate reductase, with product MQTLPRLRLTVTIDPGSGFCFGVVYAIQLAEEILAAEGRLFCLGDIVHNDAEIERLRQKGLRTITHDELRALRDVHVLIRAHGEPPSTYQIAIENNLTLIDASCPVVLKLQNRVRQSADEERDILIYGKRGHAEVEGLIGQVKAKNVIVFQSLEELDFDTLPRSVSLYSQTTKSTEKFYRIYEALTARGIEVELNDTTCRQVSNRDQQLRQFAAAFDKIVFVSGIKSSNGKVLYDVCKAVNNGTFFVSRPDEVQAGWFSPNDRVGICGATSTPMWLMEAVRDRLHSF
- the gldM gene encoding gliding motility protein GldM, encoding MINMMYLVLTALLALNVTKEVINAFVTINESVQLSKDNLDKKNQNTYAAFAQAMSVDANKYKDVNDRANAVKKSAGDLVKFIEELKTQLVTTTDHIDAGQPVPELRMMERKDDYDVPTNLMCGDDQNGKGKAATELKNKLEAFKKVILANAPKGSGVADPKQLDKLLNTADPEKPEEGKRTWEMVNFYHNPVVATVALLTKLQSDVRNAESQVIDELLTSVDKNIVKLDKLNAKVIANSTVVTIGSEFQADVFLSATSSTMAPEVFIGATYDSTSKACKGCDGNALPVEGGYAKYSDRPGSEGEKKWSGVIRVKKPDGSYDHYPFSSSYVAQKPNSVVSADNMNVLYIGVENPMSISVPGVTHDKVKVTIEGAGGALRPNPSAGAGRYTATVGSVGKATIRVSAEIGGKVMPMGAFEYRVKRVPDPVATISNSKGGNIGKNLLMAGTLIPILENFDFKLFFKITGFKMTITGKGKDLVEYETQGNQLSQPMRDALSKTRAGDKVFFEYIKARMDGGNDPSPRNLSPMAFTIQ
- the gldN gene encoding gliding motility protein GldN, coding for MKFRILLVLLLVALAGNVSAQTGGPNVLDGVYVKEHTIERTPLPYAYLREADVMWSKRIWRIIDLNEKMNLPLKYPLSKQTQDRKSLIDLVMDAVQEGSLTAYTFADDEFTAPVTMKEVESRGGARTDTVKMQRPEPPYDEYDTIIAREFSRDKVIGFRMKEDWFFDKQRSVMEVRIIGIAPLIYAVDQDGNVREGNIKIPLFWIYYPEARKLFANAEVFNRSNDAERRSFDDIFQKRLFASYIYKESNVYDRRIDDYKQGMNALLESERIKTEITNMEHDMWEF
- the gldL gene encoding gliding motility protein GldL, producing the protein MAKLYGWGASIVIVGALFKIQHWPFSGFFLVLGLGTEAVIFFFSAFEPPHEDVDWSLVYPELAGMGDDDHGKREKRKKADPVAQKLDALMADAKIGPELIESLGTGLKSLGDNAGKLADLSDASVATNDYVKNVAKAATEVGNMSNSYTKAAAAIDGLSSSTEEVKVYKDQVVTAGKNLAALNAVYELQLQDSNEHLKQTSRFYEGINELMGNLNASLDDTRKYRDEVAHLAQNLSKLNTVYGNMLSAMTIKS
- a CDS encoding lycopene cyclase domain-containing protein; the encoded protein is MDPRYTYLLINLGSILVPFIASFEPRLRFYRQWKALLPALLITLVFFIVWDHYLAAWDVWGFNPKYVLGIYWWGLPMEEWLFFITIPYSCLFIYASLNYLLPREPFSRHARNITGAWVVILLFVAALGYDRLYTGIKLTLTAVLLAYAWYRDYAWMGKFIRCYLVSLIPFLLVNGLLTALPVVTYDDTENLGIRLLTIPVEDTQYTLLLLLMNVILFENFKRRLRLDPDASAPSPNGHH